From Motilibacter peucedani, the proteins below share one genomic window:
- a CDS encoding ester cyclase translates to MAPDRSAMLALYERYLACCNAHRADDLGEFVSQHVSGSGPVDGLAAYIESVREVYVGFPDYRWEVQDVFVDGRTIVARLFGSGTNTGTFSGIAPTGRRIRTQELVVYQVEDGKIAHCWGDLHPVVRDALSAVVRAAG, encoded by the coding sequence ATGGCACCCGACCGCTCCGCGATGCTCGCTCTCTACGAGCGCTACCTCGCCTGCTGCAACGCGCACCGGGCCGACGACCTGGGCGAGTTCGTCTCGCAGCACGTGAGCGGTTCCGGGCCCGTCGACGGGCTGGCGGCCTACATCGAGAGCGTTCGTGAGGTCTACGTCGGCTTCCCCGACTACCGCTGGGAGGTGCAGGACGTGTTCGTCGACGGCCGCACGATCGTCGCGCGGCTGTTCGGCTCCGGCACGAACACAGGCACCTTCAGCGGCATCGCGCCGACCGGGCGGCGGATCCGCACGCAGGAGCTCGTCGTCTACCAGGTCGAGGACGGGAAGATCGCCCACTGCTGGGGCGACCTCCACCCGGTCGTCCGCGACGCGTTGTCGGCCGTCGTCAGGGCAGCTGGATGA
- a CDS encoding ABC transporter ATP-binding protein: protein MLDGPLSARRAGPEQEFGHDALIVCDNLVRIYQTGSIEVQALQGLDLLVHEGEMVAIIGASGSGKSTLLSLLAGTDAPTAGRARVASWDLMSMSRRERVHYRRHAVGLVRQQTARNLVPYLSAAQMVDLPMTLAGVPRRERRSRTGELLESVGVAHCARRRPAQMSGGEQMRVAICVALANRPRVLLADEPTGELDTETSGEVFGALRTANSQLGVTVVMVTHDPDVSGQVERTVAIRAGRTSSEVLRRSTTGADGEHRVVAEEYAIMDRAGRVQVPKDYREALALTRRVRLALETDQVAIRPDTGA, encoded by the coding sequence CTGCTCGACGGGCCGCTGAGCGCACGACGTGCCGGGCCGGAGCAGGAGTTCGGCCACGACGCGCTCATCGTGTGCGACAACCTCGTGCGGATCTACCAGACCGGCTCGATCGAGGTGCAGGCGCTGCAGGGGCTCGACCTGCTGGTGCACGAGGGCGAGATGGTCGCCATCATCGGTGCTTCGGGCTCGGGCAAGTCGACGCTGCTCTCGCTGCTCGCCGGGACCGACGCCCCCACCGCGGGTCGGGCGCGCGTGGCCTCCTGGGACCTCATGTCGATGTCGCGCAGGGAGCGCGTGCACTACCGCCGCCACGCGGTCGGCCTGGTCCGGCAGCAGACGGCGCGCAACCTGGTGCCCTACCTCTCCGCAGCTCAGATGGTCGACCTGCCGATGACGCTGGCGGGCGTGCCGCGCAGGGAGCGCAGGAGCCGTACGGGTGAGCTGCTCGAGTCGGTCGGCGTGGCGCACTGCGCGCGGCGCCGTCCCGCGCAGATGTCGGGCGGCGAGCAGATGCGCGTCGCGATCTGCGTCGCGCTCGCCAACCGGCCGCGGGTGCTGCTCGCCGACGAGCCGACCGGCGAGCTCGACACCGAGACCTCGGGCGAGGTCTTCGGCGCTCTGCGCACCGCGAACTCGCAGCTGGGCGTCACCGTCGTCATGGTCACGCACGACCCGGACGTGAGCGGCCAGGTCGAGCGGACCGTGGCCATCCGCGCCGGCCGCACCAGCAGCGAGGTGCTGCGGCGCTCGACGACCGGGGCCGACGGCGAGCACCGGGTCGTCGCGGAGGAGTACGCGATCATGGACCGGGCCGGACGCGTACAGGTGCCCAAGGACTACCGCGAGGCGCTGGCGCTGACCCGACGGGTGCGCCTCGCGCTCGAGACCGACCAGGTGGCCATCCGCCCCGACACCGGCGCATGA
- a CDS encoding ABC transporter ATP-binding protein gives MTAEVVAEPMVSVRGVRRSFGSGERAVHALREVSFDVQAGTMVALVGRSGSGKTTLLNVIGGLDRPDAGSVRVDGTEVTGLDEEGLSRLRRESVTYVFQTFGLVPVLSAAENVGVPLRMKRTPVADRERRVALLLDLVGLSDHSEQRPSELSGGQQQRVAIARALAASPRLLVADEPTGQLDPETGLEIMALLRAVVESEGVTALIATHDPVMMELADRVVRISDGQVTG, from the coding sequence ATGACGGCCGAGGTGGTCGCGGAGCCGATGGTCTCCGTGCGGGGCGTGCGGCGCAGCTTCGGGTCCGGCGAGCGGGCCGTGCACGCGCTGCGCGAGGTCTCCTTCGACGTGCAGGCCGGCACGATGGTGGCGCTGGTCGGGCGCTCCGGGTCGGGCAAGACGACGCTGCTCAACGTGATCGGCGGTCTCGACCGGCCGGACGCGGGCAGCGTGCGCGTCGACGGCACCGAGGTCACCGGGCTCGACGAGGAGGGCCTGAGCCGGCTGCGGCGCGAGTCGGTGACCTACGTCTTCCAGACCTTCGGGCTGGTGCCCGTGCTCTCCGCGGCCGAGAACGTCGGCGTCCCGCTGCGCATGAAGCGCACCCCCGTGGCCGACCGCGAGCGCCGCGTCGCGCTGCTGCTCGACCTCGTCGGGCTGTCCGACCACTCCGAGCAGCGGCCGAGCGAGCTGTCCGGAGGCCAGCAGCAGCGGGTGGCCATCGCCCGCGCGCTCGCCGCCTCACCCCGCCTGCTGGTCGCCGACGAGCCGACCGGCCAGCTCGACCCGGAGACCGGGCTCGAGATCATGGCGCTGCTGCGCGCGGTGGTCGAGTCCGAGGGCGTCACCGCCCTGATCGCCACGCACGACCCGGTGATGATGGAGCTGGCCGACCGCGTCGTGCGCATCTCCGACGGTCAGGTCACGGGCTAG